A single Parabacteroides timonensis DNA region contains:
- a CDS encoding PepSY-like domain-containing protein — translation MNTRSILFSLIAGMALFTTACDNNDDDHKNAIEPTQPVLQTFNDKYPDASNPIFTIEGNYYVAEFTNNGVSTEAWLTEQGKWMMDKADTPFNQLPQPVTTAFDNGLYAGWKVDDTYTIHRDSMAVVYKIEAEKADSDMDLYYSEYGNLIKAVPDKGNEDAPIVIPNPVHNLMNLTFATCTLLDIQSNSEGYILNMLDGQVYKIAQLNKDYRWQSTSYTIPEQDVPQIIMAAFQSTGYAGDTIESINVKIDANGTFYTFTVDHNGQSTDVTFNAIGNIVE, via the coding sequence ATGAACACAAGATCAATCTTATTCTCCCTGATCGCAGGAATGGCTTTATTCACGACGGCTTGCGACAACAACGACGACGACCACAAGAATGCGATCGAACCGACCCAGCCTGTGTTACAGACCTTCAACGACAAATATCCGGATGCCTCCAATCCGATCTTCACCATCGAAGGTAATTATTATGTAGCCGAATTCACCAACAACGGCGTCTCCACCGAAGCGTGGCTCACCGAACAGGGTAAATGGATGATGGATAAGGCCGACACGCCTTTCAACCAGTTGCCTCAACCTGTCACAACGGCCTTCGACAACGGCCTTTACGCGGGTTGGAAAGTGGACGATACCTATACCATCCACCGCGACAGCATGGCGGTAGTCTACAAGATTGAGGCCGAAAAGGCGGATAGCGACATGGATTTGTATTACTCCGAATACGGTAACCTCATCAAAGCAGTCCCCGACAAAGGAAACGAAGATGCCCCGATCGTCATCCCCAATCCTGTGCACAACCTGATGAACCTGACTTTCGCCACCTGTACCTTACTGGATATACAGAGCAACAGCGAAGGGTATATCTTAAATATGCTGGACGGCCAAGTCTACAAGATCGCCCAACTGAATAAGGATTACAGATGGCAAAGCACTTCATATACGATCCCGGAACAGGATGTACCACAGATCATCATGGCAGCATTCCAGTCTACGGGGTATGCCGGAGATACGATTGAGTCTATCAATGTAAAGATCGATGCAAACGGCACATTCTATACCTTCACTGTCGATCATAATGGACAGAGTACGGATGTAACGTTCAATGCGATAGGAAATATTGTAGAATGA
- the galB gene encoding beta-galactosidase GalB translates to MKRFNSLILVALLGLVTNLSAQVRSEFLLEKNWKFTREDNTDFIKPAFDDSKWQSVTVPHDWAIYGPFSSQNDKQEVAISQDGQKEAMEHAGRTGGLPFVGVGWYRTQFEVPQFADGKKATILFDGAMSHAKVYINGQEVGYWPYGYNSFHFDITKYLKPGQKNTLAVRLENLPESSRWYPGAGLYRNVHVIVTEDAHIPVWGTFVTTPVVKKEFAKINVNTKVDLPAGADPKQYAVKTSLRNPNGEMLVESTLPLTDIVYNNGTVDQEFIVHTPTLWSPDMPALYVAESRLYKNGTELKDTYSTPFGIRSIEIIPGKGFFLNGEKTVFKGVCNHHDLGPLGAAVNDAAIRRQIRILKDMGCNAIRTSHNMPAPDLVKACDEMGMMLMAESFDEWNVAKCKNGYNLFFDEWAEKDMVNLVHNFRNNPSVVMWCIGNEVPNQWREGDAKIARFLQDICHREDPTRPVTQGMDAPDAVVNNNFAAVMEVAGFNYRPFKYQENYKKLPQEIILGSETASTVSSRGVYKFPVERKAMAVYDDHQSSSYDVEHCGWSNLPEDDFIQHEDQPYCIGEFVWTGFDYLGEPTPYYTNWPSHSSLFGIIDLAGIPKDRYYLYRSHWNKAEKTLHILPHWTWPGREGEVTPVFVYTNYPSAELFINGKSQGKRTKDLSIGIDSSYTEAAQKSFERQKRYRLMWMDTKYEPGTVKVVAYDKDGNAVAEEEVHTAGKPHHIELSADRTNLTADGKDLSFINVRVVDKNGNLCPDATNQIKFNVRGAGTYKAAANGNPASLESFQAPQMKLFSGQLTAIVQTEETPGTIYFEASSPGVKSARIELISR, encoded by the coding sequence ATGAAAAGATTCAATTCCCTAATTTTAGTCGCGTTATTAGGACTGGTAACTAACTTATCGGCCCAGGTCCGCAGTGAATTCCTGTTAGAAAAGAACTGGAAGTTTACTCGCGAAGATAACACCGACTTTATCAAACCCGCTTTCGACGACAGTAAGTGGCAATCCGTGACGGTTCCGCACGATTGGGCCATCTACGGTCCGTTCAGCTCCCAGAACGACAAACAGGAAGTGGCTATTTCACAGGATGGCCAGAAAGAGGCAATGGAACACGCCGGTCGTACGGGAGGTCTGCCTTTTGTCGGTGTGGGTTGGTACCGTACCCAGTTTGAGGTGCCCCAGTTTGCCGACGGGAAGAAGGCTACGATCCTGTTTGACGGGGCGATGAGCCACGCCAAAGTATATATCAACGGACAGGAAGTCGGTTATTGGCCGTACGGATATAATTCTTTCCATTTTGATATTACAAAGTATCTGAAACCGGGGCAGAAGAATACGCTGGCTGTCCGCCTGGAAAACCTGCCGGAATCTTCCCGCTGGTATCCCGGAGCCGGCCTGTATCGTAACGTGCATGTTATTGTCACGGAAGATGCCCATATCCCGGTTTGGGGAACCTTTGTAACGACACCTGTCGTAAAGAAAGAGTTCGCCAAAATAAATGTAAACACAAAGGTCGATTTGCCTGCCGGAGCCGATCCGAAGCAATATGCCGTGAAGACAAGCCTTCGCAACCCGAACGGAGAAATGCTGGTGGAGTCTACACTGCCGTTGACGGATATCGTTTATAATAACGGTACGGTCGATCAGGAGTTTATCGTGCATACCCCGACACTCTGGTCGCCGGATATGCCTGCCCTCTATGTGGCGGAAAGCCGTCTTTATAAGAACGGGACAGAATTGAAAGATACTTATTCGACTCCGTTCGGTATTCGTTCGATCGAGATCATTCCGGGTAAAGGCTTCTTCCTGAATGGCGAGAAGACTGTTTTCAAAGGTGTTTGTAACCATCACGACCTGGGTCCGTTGGGGGCTGCTGTGAATGATGCGGCTATCCGTCGCCAGATCCGTATCCTGAAAGATATGGGATGTAATGCGATCCGTACCTCACACAATATGCCGGCTCCCGACCTGGTGAAGGCTTGTGATGAAATGGGTATGATGCTGATGGCTGAAAGCTTCGACGAATGGAACGTGGCTAAATGTAAGAACGGTTACAACCTGTTCTTTGATGAATGGGCTGAAAAAGATATGGTTAACCTGGTTCATAATTTCCGCAATAACCCGAGTGTGGTTATGTGGTGTATCGGTAACGAAGTGCCGAACCAGTGGCGTGAAGGCGATGCCAAGATAGCCCGCTTCTTGCAGGATATCTGCCATCGTGAAGATCCGACCCGCCCGGTTACCCAGGGGATGGATGCCCCGGATGCTGTCGTGAACAATAACTTTGCAGCCGTGATGGAAGTGGCCGGTTTCAATTATCGTCCGTTCAAATATCAGGAAAACTATAAGAAACTGCCGCAGGAGATCATTCTGGGAAGTGAAACGGCTTCGACAGTAAGTTCACGTGGAGTTTATAAATTCCCGGTAGAACGTAAGGCGATGGCAGTTTACGACGACCACCAGAGCTCTTCTTACGATGTGGAACATTGCGGTTGGTCGAACCTGCCGGAAGATGATTTTATCCAGCATGAAGACCAGCCGTATTGTATCGGCGAATTTGTATGGACCGGTTTTGACTATCTGGGCGAGCCGACCCCGTATTACACTAACTGGCCAAGCCACAGTTCCCTGTTCGGTATCATAGACCTGGCAGGTATTCCAAAGGACCGTTACTACCTGTACCGCAGCCATTGGAACAAAGCGGAAAAGACGTTACATATCCTGCCTCACTGGACATGGCCGGGACGCGAGGGCGAAGTAACTCCGGTGTTCGTTTACACCAACTATCCTTCTGCCGAATTGTTCATCAACGGAAAGAGCCAGGGCAAACGTACGAAAGACCTGAGCATCGGTATCGACAGCAGTTATACCGAAGCTGCCCAGAAGAGTTTCGAACGTCAGAAACGTTATCGCTTGATGTGGATGGATACCAAATATGAACCGGGAACAGTGAAGGTGGTAGCCTACGATAAGGACGGTAATGCCGTAGCCGAAGAAGAAGTGCATACAGCCGGTAAACCTCATCATATCGAACTGAGTGCCGATCGTACCAACCTGACAGCCGACGGTAAAGACCTTTCTTTCATCAACGTACGGGTGGTGGATAAGAACGGAAACCTTTGTCCGGATGCTACCAACCAGATCAAGTTCAACGTTCGTGGTGCCGGAACATATAAAGCGGCAGCCAACGGTAATCCTGCCAGCCTCGAGTCCTTCCAGGCTCCGCAGATGAAATTGTTCAGCGGCCAGCTTACAGCAATTGTACAAACGGAAGAAACTCCGGGAACAATCTACTTCGAAGCTTCCTCACCGGGCGTGAAGAGTGCACGGATTGAGTTGATCAGCCGATGA
- a CDS encoding anaerobic C4-dicarboxylate transporter family protein encodes MLIQLAFVLIAIIIGARLGGIGLGVLGGLGLAVLTFVFGLEPTSPPIDVMLMIVAVIAAASCMQAAGGLDLMVKWAEKLLRKNPSKITILSPLVTYIFTFIAGTGHVAYSVLPVIAEVATETKIRPERPLGIAVIASQQAITASPISAATVALLSMLAGHGFDISLINILMISVPCTLAGVLAGAFYSLHVGKDLEDDPEFKRRIAEGEFKTEKYELKDVNNKKAAAWSVAIFILATIGIILFGSIESIRPVFNGTSLSMAYIIEILMLSAAAIILLVTKTDGIKAVQGSVFSAGMQAVVAIFGIAWMGDTFIGGNMAELKGSIEQIVTEMPWLFGIALFLMSILLFSQAATVRALLPLGIALGISPYMLIALFPAVNGYFFIPNYPTVVAAINFDRTGTTHIGKYILNHSFMVPGLIATGVSVLLGLLLIQLF; translated from the coding sequence ATGTTGATTCAACTTGCATTCGTATTAATTGCTATTATAATTGGTGCTCGTCTGGGCGGTATCGGACTGGGCGTGCTGGGAGGCCTTGGGTTGGCTGTGCTGACTTTTGTTTTTGGCCTTGAGCCGACTTCTCCTCCTATCGATGTGATGTTGATGATCGTAGCTGTTATCGCTGCCGCAAGCTGTATGCAAGCCGCAGGAGGATTAGACCTGATGGTTAAATGGGCCGAGAAACTCCTTCGGAAGAATCCTTCAAAAATTACAATATTAAGTCCGCTCGTCACCTACATTTTTACGTTTATCGCCGGAACCGGCCATGTCGCTTATTCCGTACTTCCAGTGATCGCCGAGGTGGCGACTGAAACAAAAATACGTCCCGAACGTCCGCTGGGTATTGCCGTGATCGCTTCACAGCAGGCTATTACCGCCAGCCCGATCTCCGCTGCAACCGTAGCCTTATTAAGTATGCTGGCCGGACACGGATTCGATATAAGCCTGATTAATATCCTGATGATCTCCGTCCCTTGTACATTGGCAGGCGTATTGGCCGGAGCTTTTTACTCCCTCCATGTCGGCAAAGACCTGGAAGACGATCCCGAATTCAAAAGACGTATCGCCGAAGGAGAATTCAAGACGGAGAAATATGAATTGAAAGACGTTAATAACAAGAAGGCGGCAGCCTGGTCCGTTGCCATTTTTATCCTAGCTACGATCGGTATTATCCTGTTCGGTTCTATCGAAAGCATCCGTCCGGTATTTAACGGGACTTCCTTGTCTATGGCTTACATTATTGAAATATTGATGTTATCGGCAGCCGCTATTATCTTATTGGTAACCAAAACCGATGGGATCAAAGCCGTGCAAGGTTCTGTTTTCTCAGCCGGCATGCAAGCAGTCGTTGCCATCTTCGGTATAGCCTGGATGGGAGATACATTTATCGGAGGGAATATGGCGGAGCTGAAAGGCTCTATCGAACAGATCGTTACTGAAATGCCCTGGTTATTCGGTATCGCTCTTTTCCTGATGTCTATCCTGTTGTTCAGCCAAGCTGCGACGGTACGTGCTTTATTGCCTTTAGGTATTGCACTGGGAATCTCTCCTTATATGCTGATCGCTCTTTTCCCCGCAGTAAACGGTTACTTTTTCATTCCGAACTATCCGACCGTAGTGGCTGCCATCAATTTTGACCGTACAGGAACGACCCATATCGGAAAATACATATTAAATCACTCATTTATGGTTCCCGGACTGATCGCGACCGGCGTTTCTGTATTGCTTGGTTTACTTCTTATCCAGCTGTTTTAA
- a CDS encoding AraC family ligand binding domain-containing protein: MRIFNGEVDNFKVLQHSARSNRENIRTFLTHHSIVYVVSGTLHLMNNDSELSVQEGEMCLIAPGAYFSSELIGNQNYSMLALFFNQWTAQYILKLPGITDILNEQHKLAFCQEVHIIPKEKIFRNFFDSIHLYRKLEKEVKNEMIPIKFAELIYILLEGPHKQTILSFLSEAAMHNKKKP; the protein is encoded by the coding sequence ATGCGTATTTTTAACGGAGAAGTAGATAATTTTAAAGTATTACAACATTCGGCCAGATCTAATCGGGAAAACATCCGCACTTTCCTGACACATCATTCTATTGTATATGTAGTATCAGGAACGCTTCATCTGATGAATAACGATTCCGAACTATCCGTACAGGAAGGCGAAATGTGCCTTATCGCTCCGGGAGCCTATTTCTCCTCGGAGCTCATCGGCAATCAGAACTATTCCATGCTTGCCCTTTTTTTCAATCAATGGACCGCACAATATATCCTTAAACTACCCGGAATAACCGATATTTTAAACGAGCAACATAAACTGGCCTTTTGTCAGGAAGTACATATTATCCCTAAAGAGAAAATATTCCGAAACTTTTTCGACTCCATCCATTTATATCGCAAACTTGAAAAAGAAGTAAAGAATGAAATGATCCCCATCAAATTCGCCGAACTGATTTATATACTACTGGAAGGTCCGCATAAACAAACGATACTGTCCTTCCTGTCAGAAGCAGCCATGCACAACAAGAAAAAGCCCTAA
- a CDS encoding thioredoxin family protein yields MKPIELTKAEFIQKVGHFEADPKDWKYIGDKPCIVDFQAPWCGYCKRLDPILAEFAQTYEGQLYIYKVNVDNEEELETAFNIRTIPTLLLCKMDGTKELMLGTLPKHELKKVIDNLISVQ; encoded by the coding sequence ATGAAACCCATAGAACTGACAAAAGCAGAATTCATTCAGAAAGTCGGTCATTTTGAAGCTGACCCAAAAGACTGGAAATATATAGGAGATAAACCTTGTATCGTAGATTTCCAGGCCCCTTGGTGTGGTTATTGCAAACGCCTAGACCCGATACTGGCAGAGTTTGCACAAACTTATGAAGGACAATTATATATCTACAAAGTAAACGTAGATAACGAAGAAGAGTTGGAGACAGCATTCAACATTCGCACAATACCGACACTTCTTCTATGTAAAATGGACGGAACGAAAGAACTCATGCTGGGTACACTTCCCAAACATGAGCTAAAAAAGGTGATCGACAACCTTATTTCCGTACAGTAA
- a CDS encoding DUF5715 family protein: MRIVTNTICLLALLVAVSAFPSCKEKRGELKTIWYNGSYNRDFNDLNDVQLAVAQKIGIEPISNREEAEHASKKMKEIKTNDYYEVEELKHSIPYLIPEAADLLEDIGRNFQDSLYNLNASLYKLKVTSVTRTVDDVKKLGKRNYNASMNSAHRYGTTFDVSWVRYTKIDEKDTLNIDNDRLKMVLASVLRDLRREDRCYIKHERKQGCFHITVRK, translated from the coding sequence ATGAGAATAGTTACAAATACAATATGTTTATTAGCCCTGTTAGTGGCAGTTAGTGCGTTCCCTTCCTGTAAAGAAAAACGTGGTGAGTTGAAAACCATCTGGTATAATGGTAGTTATAATCGTGATTTTAATGATTTGAATGATGTTCAGCTGGCGGTAGCACAAAAAATTGGTATTGAACCTATCAGCAACCGGGAAGAGGCCGAACATGCATCCAAGAAAATGAAAGAGATCAAAACCAACGATTACTATGAGGTAGAAGAACTGAAACATTCCATTCCTTACCTTATTCCTGAAGCAGCAGATTTGCTGGAAGATATCGGTCGCAACTTTCAGGATTCACTCTACAATCTGAATGCTTCTTTATATAAGTTGAAAGTAACGAGTGTCACCCGTACTGTCGATGATGTCAAGAAACTGGGAAAACGTAACTACAATGCCTCCATGAACTCTGCCCATCGCTATGGAACTACCTTTGATGTTTCGTGGGTACGCTATACTAAGATTGATGAAAAAGATACACTGAATATCGACAACGACCGTTTGAAAATGGTACTTGCGTCAGTGCTTCGCGATCTGAGACGAGAAGACCGTTGTTATATAAAGCACGAACGCAAGCAAGGATGTTTTCACATTACTGTACGGAAATAA
- a CDS encoding type II toxin-antitoxin system RelE/ParE family toxin — MQREIAWSDNAITLLDEIYNFYCKKSKSAAIRLYNRLLDSTEPLKTFPQAGPSEPLLSEFSENYRSFVVEKHYKLIYTISPDLIEIHAIWDCRQDDWKLKEMFR; from the coding sequence ATGCAAAGAGAAATAGCCTGGTCTGATAATGCCATAACCTTACTTGATGAGATTTACAATTTTTACTGCAAGAAAAGTAAATCCGCTGCCATTCGTTTATACAACAGGTTACTCGATTCAACCGAACCTTTGAAGACTTTTCCACAAGCAGGTCCATCAGAACCCTTATTAAGCGAATTCTCTGAAAATTATCGTTCGTTTGTTGTCGAAAAACATTATAAGCTGATCTATACGATCAGTCCCGACCTCATCGAAATACATGCTATATGGGATTGCAGGCAAGACGACTGGAAGCTAAAAGAAATGTTCCGCTAG
- a CDS encoding PhoH family protein, with the protein MIERIYILESVDPVIFYGVNNANMQLIKTLFPKLRIVARGNVMKVIGDEDESELFLKKIREVEKYCEEFNSLTEDVILDIIKGKAPTVVKQENLIIHGMNGKAIVARTENQQLLVKAFEENDLVFATGPAGTGKTFVAIALAVKALKNKEIRKIILSRPAVEAGEKLGFLPGEMKDKLDPYLQPLYDALQDMIPGAKLKEYMENNVIQIAPLAFMRGRTLNDAVIILDEAQNTTTHQIKMFLTRLGMNAKMIVTGDVTQIDLPPTATSGLVQAMQILKGVKGIGRIEFDKKDIVRHKLVQRIVEAYDKFDDKRRSETKTHSPKTTIEKNNKLSENNQK; encoded by the coding sequence ATGATAGAACGAATATATATTCTTGAAAGTGTAGACCCGGTTATTTTTTACGGAGTGAATAATGCGAACATGCAACTGATAAAAACGTTGTTTCCGAAACTTCGCATCGTAGCCCGCGGAAATGTAATGAAAGTAATCGGTGATGAAGATGAGTCCGAGCTATTCCTGAAGAAAATCCGCGAAGTTGAAAAATATTGTGAAGAGTTCAACTCCCTGACAGAAGATGTGATTCTCGACATTATCAAAGGAAAGGCCCCGACAGTCGTTAAACAGGAGAACCTGATCATTCACGGTATGAATGGTAAAGCGATCGTTGCCCGTACCGAAAACCAGCAACTGCTCGTTAAGGCTTTTGAAGAGAACGACCTTGTATTTGCCACCGGTCCGGCCGGGACAGGTAAGACATTCGTTGCTATCGCTCTTGCCGTCAAAGCATTAAAAAATAAAGAAATAAGAAAGATCATTCTGAGTCGTCCCGCCGTTGAAGCCGGAGAAAAACTGGGCTTCCTACCGGGAGAGATGAAAGACAAGCTCGATCCGTATCTCCAGCCGCTGTACGATGCTTTGCAGGATATGATACCGGGAGCGAAACTCAAAGAATATATGGAAAATAACGTCATCCAGATCGCCCCGCTGGCTTTTATGCGCGGACGTACGCTGAACGATGCCGTTATTATCCTCGATGAAGCACAGAATACGACTACGCATCAAATCAAAATGTTCCTGACCCGTCTGGGGATGAACGCAAAAATGATCGTTACCGGTGACGTCACCCAGATAGACCTTCCTCCTACTGCCACTTCCGGGCTGGTGCAGGCCATGCAGATACTGAAGGGAGTGAAAGGGATCGGCAGGATCGAATTCGACAAGAAAGATATCGTCCGTCATAAGCTGGTACAACGTATAGTGGAAGCGTACGACAAATTCGACGATAAACGACGCAGTGAGACAAAGACCCACTCGCCTAAAACAACAATAGAAAAGAACAACAAACTATCAGAAAACAATCAAAAATAA
- a CDS encoding phosphoribosylaminoimidazolesuccinocarboxamide synthase, with product MKKALVKTDYNFPGQKSVYHGKVRDVYNINDEVLVMVATDRISAFDVVLPEGIPYKGQMLNQIAAKFLDATTDICPNWKMASPDPMVTVGVQCEGFPVEMIVRGYLCGSAWRAYKSGVREICGVKLPEGMRENQRFPEPIITPTTKAAIGAHDEDISKEEILKQGLVSEADYAVLEKYTMELFKRGTEIAAQRGLILVDTKYEFGHRDGKIYLIDEIHTPDSSRYFYSEGYEDRFAKGEPQKQLSKEFVREWLMDNGFQGKAGQVVPEMTPAIVEGISERYIELFEHITGEKFEKGDTDNLLARIEKNVTEYLKNK from the coding sequence ATGAAGAAGGCGTTAGTTAAAACAGATTACAATTTTCCGGGACAGAAGAGTGTTTATCATGGTAAAGTACGCGACGTGTACAATATCAACGATGAAGTATTGGTGATGGTCGCAACCGACCGTATCTCTGCTTTCGACGTAGTATTACCGGAAGGAATTCCTTACAAAGGCCAGATGTTGAACCAGATTGCAGCCAAATTCCTTGACGCAACCACCGACATTTGCCCGAACTGGAAAATGGCATCTCCCGACCCAATGGTTACCGTTGGTGTACAGTGCGAAGGATTCCCTGTCGAAATGATCGTACGCGGTTATCTTTGCGGAAGTGCATGGCGTGCTTATAAGAGCGGTGTTCGTGAAATCTGCGGTGTCAAACTGCCGGAAGGTATGCGCGAAAACCAACGTTTTCCGGAACCAATCATCACTCCGACAACAAAAGCTGCTATCGGTGCTCACGACGAAGATATCTCAAAAGAAGAAATCCTGAAACAGGGACTTGTTTCTGAAGCAGACTACGCCGTACTTGAAAAATATACAATGGAATTGTTCAAACGTGGAACAGAGATCGCTGCACAGCGCGGCCTGATCCTGGTTGACACCAAATACGAATTCGGACACCGTGACGGTAAGATCTACCTGATCGACGAAATCCATACTCCCGACTCTTCCCGTTACTTCTATTCCGAAGGTTATGAAGACCGTTTCGCCAAAGGTGAACCGCAGAAACAGCTTTCAAAAGAATTTGTTCGCGAATGGTTGATGGATAATGGTTTCCAGGGCAAAGCAGGACAGGTAGTTCCTGAAATGACTCCGGCTATCGTCGAAGGTATCAGCGAACGTTACATCGAGTTATTCGAACATATCACCGGTGAAAAATTCGAAAAAGGCGATACAGACAATCTGTTGGCCCGCATCGAAAAGAACGTAACAGAATATCTGAAAAATAAATAA
- the ubiE gene encoding bifunctional demethylmenaquinone methyltransferase/2-methoxy-6-polyprenyl-1,4-benzoquinol methylase UbiE, translating into MKYGSEQILPYNGEEQKSTQVRRMFDSIAGTYDLLNHTLSFGIDKIWRRKGIAFLRPFSPQSILDIATGTGDLAISMHRKLKARQIIGADISEGMMQVGREKVAKAGYSEYISFEQQDCTALTYPDNSFDAVTAAFGVRNFENIEQGIAEMFRVLKPGGHLMILELSTPEHFPMKQLYQIYSKTIIPCIGRLFSKEKAAYSYLPASIKVVPQGKVMKELLIRRGFSEARVRTFTFGICSLYTASKESSPSKGSSRTAHTN; encoded by the coding sequence ATGAAGTACGGTTCAGAACAGATATTACCTTACAACGGAGAAGAACAGAAGAGCACACAAGTCAGACGTATGTTCGACTCGATTGCAGGCACCTATGATCTATTGAACCATACGCTCTCGTTCGGAATCGATAAAATATGGCGCAGGAAAGGCATTGCTTTCCTGCGTCCTTTTTCTCCGCAGTCTATACTGGATATCGCCACCGGAACCGGCGACCTCGCTATTTCCATGCATCGCAAATTGAAAGCCCGTCAGATCATCGGGGCCGACATTTCCGAAGGCATGATGCAGGTCGGACGCGAAAAAGTAGCAAAAGCCGGTTACTCGGAATATATATCATTCGAACAACAGGACTGTACGGCGCTCACCTACCCCGACAATTCGTTTGACGCCGTAACTGCTGCATTCGGAGTACGTAACTTTGAAAATATCGAACAGGGGATAGCAGAGATGTTCCGGGTATTAAAACCCGGCGGTCATCTGATGATCCTCGAACTTTCCACACCGGAACATTTTCCGATGAAACAACTTTACCAGATCTATTCAAAGACGATCATTCCATGCATCGGCCGGTTATTTTCGAAAGAAAAGGCTGCTTACAGCTACCTACCGGCATCTATCAAAGTAGTTCCGCAAGGAAAGGTGATGAAAGAACTGCTCATTCGCCGGGGATTCTCCGAGGCACGGGTTCGCACCTTTACTTTTGGAATTTGTTCATTATATACAGCCAGTAAGGAGAGTTCGCCCAGTAAGGGCAGTTCGCGAACTGCCCATACAAATTAA
- a CDS encoding shikimate dehydrogenase family protein yields MQKYGLLGYPLGHSFSKTYFNQKFEAEKINAQYVNFEIPNIKDIKTVLKENPDLKGLNVTIPYKEQVIPFLDELDEDARLIGAVNVIKFTKGLFGRTKLIGYNSDIIGFKQSIEPFLNETHRKALILGTGGASKAVFQGLKQLGVGATLVSRKPKEHCITYEEITAKTMEQYTVIVNTTPLGMFPNVDNCPNIPYDLLTPNHLLYDLLYNPDETLFMKKGKEKGAVVKNGLEMLLLQAFAAWEIWQK; encoded by the coding sequence ATGCAGAAATATGGTTTATTGGGATATCCACTCGGGCACTCGTTTTCCAAAACTTATTTCAATCAGAAATTTGAGGCGGAAAAAATAAATGCTCAATACGTAAACTTCGAGATCCCGAACATCAAAGACATCAAAACAGTATTGAAAGAAAACCCGGACTTAAAAGGTCTGAATGTAACGATCCCTTACAAGGAACAGGTTATTCCTTTTCTGGACGAACTGGATGAAGATGCACGTCTGATCGGTGCTGTCAACGTGATCAAGTTCACTAAAGGTCTTTTCGGAAGAACAAAGCTGATCGGCTACAATTCCGACATCATCGGCTTCAAGCAGTCGATCGAACCTTTCCTGAATGAAACGCACCGGAAAGCCCTCATCCTCGGAACCGGAGGCGCCTCCAAAGCTGTCTTCCAGGGATTGAAACAACTGGGAGTAGGCGCCACTTTGGTATCACGCAAACCAAAAGAACACTGCATTACATACGAAGAAATTACAGCCAAAACGATGGAGCAATACACGGTCATTGTCAATACAACTCCGCTGGGAATGTTCCCCAATGTAGACAATTGTCCTAATATTCCATACGATTTGCTCACACCCAACCATTTATTATACGACTTGTTATACAACCCCGATGAAACCCTCTTCATGAAGAAGGGAAAAGAAAAAGGGGCCGTCGTCAAGAATGGGCTCGAAATGCTGCTCTTGCAGGCATTTGCGGCTTGGGAGATTTGGCAGAAATAA